In Candidatus Limnocylindrales bacterium, a single window of DNA contains:
- a CDS encoding MBL fold metallo-hydrolase, translating into MSLAIKQIEIGPMANYVYVIADMEQRKAMLVDPAWDIQALLDELDKDGLELTGALITHYHPDHIGGDFMGHHIEGIGELLGARGCKVYMHKEEAPYVARQLGMTHADFVSCDGETTVDIGRIPLRLIHTPGHTPGSQCFLVDGNLVSGDTLFIGSCGRVDLPGSDPSQLYYSLNDKLKKLPDDTVLLPGHNYAAERTSTIGKEKRSNPFLRFERLDDYLRTMGF; encoded by the coding sequence ATGTCGCTAGCGATCAAGCAGATCGAGATCGGGCCGATGGCCAACTACGTCTACGTCATCGCCGACATGGAGCAGCGCAAGGCGATGCTGGTGGACCCGGCCTGGGACATCCAGGCGTTGCTCGATGAGCTGGACAAGGATGGCCTCGAGCTGACCGGCGCCCTGATCACCCACTACCATCCCGACCACATAGGCGGCGACTTCATGGGCCATCACATCGAGGGCATCGGCGAGCTGCTCGGTGCCCGCGGCTGTAAGGTCTACATGCACAAGGAGGAGGCGCCGTACGTGGCCCGCCAGCTCGGCATGACCCACGCCGACTTCGTCTCCTGCGACGGCGAGACCACCGTCGACATCGGCCGCATACCGCTTCGCCTGATCCATACCCCTGGCCATACGCCGGGTTCGCAATGTTTTCTCGTGGACGGCAACCTGGTCTCCGGCGATACGCTCTTCATCGGCTCCTGCGGCCGCGTCGACCTGCCCGGATCGGACCCGAGCCAGCTCTACTACAGCCTCAACGACAAGCTGAAGAAGCTGCCCGACGACACCGTCCTGCTGCCCGGCCACAACTACGCCGCCGAGCGCACGTCCACGATTGGAAAGGAAAAACGCTCCAATCCGTTCCTGCGCTTCGAGCGCCTGGACGACTACCTTCGGACGATGGGCTTCTGA
- a CDS encoding cob(I)yrinic acid a,c-diamide adenosyltransferase, which translates to MSIRINRVYTRTGDDGTTGLVGGKRVAKDDPRIASYGEVDELNSVLGVVRAFLAQEPYAGTSAAERIDSVLAFVQQELFDLGSELATPPEAEYEGMIRVGDDAIARLEAWMDELQPDLPELKSFVLPGGGTAGAMLHVARTVCRRAERLATSLMREGACSPQAARYLNRLSDLLFVQSRWIAHATGHGEVLWQHGLEPPPPGRKARGRR; encoded by the coding sequence GTGAGCATTCGCATCAATCGCGTTTACACCCGCACGGGCGACGACGGCACGACGGGGCTCGTTGGCGGCAAGCGCGTTGCCAAGGACGATCCGCGCATCGCTTCGTACGGCGAGGTCGACGAGCTGAACAGCGTGCTCGGTGTCGTGCGCGCGTTTCTGGCGCAGGAGCCGTATGCGGGCACGTCGGCGGCCGAGCGCATCGACTCGGTGCTCGCGTTCGTGCAGCAGGAGCTGTTCGACCTCGGCAGCGAGCTGGCCACGCCGCCGGAGGCCGAGTACGAAGGAATGATTCGCGTCGGCGACGATGCGATCGCTCGCCTCGAAGCATGGATGGACGAGCTGCAGCCCGACCTTCCCGAGCTCAAATCGTTCGTGCTTCCGGGCGGCGGAACCGCCGGCGCGATGTTGCACGTCGCACGCACGGTGTGCCGGCGCGCCGAGCGTCTGGCCACTTCGCTGATGCGCGAGGGCGCCTGCTCGCCGCAGGCCGCGCGTTACCTCAATCGCCTCAGCGACCTCCTCTTCGTCCAGTCCCGCTGGATCGCCCACGCCACCGGCCACGGCGAAGTCCTCTGGCAGCACGGCCTCGAACCCCCGCCCCCCGGCCGCAAAGCGCGGGGCCGACGATAA
- a CDS encoding response regulator: MKELPKVYFERLLETSPDIVVAVDKNGTIIFYNDGAEETLGYEAEEVLGTPVVRLYPTANEARRVMSSMRAGKGHVSTFETEFISKDGRAVPVAISGSIIHDEKGREQGSIGFAKDIGKLRKHDQLATLGQLAVTLAHEINNPLEVLVNQVELLERYLKQKASEEDYTREHDRIAAIKRELRRIQTIVERVGEMAAEGNYQTSEYMPGRLMTDLGLENEPGPPPPPPPPAPPECHLRGKSVLVVDDNEEVRTSMADILGGEGCQVFTTGSGVEALKVLDEKPVDLVISDVQMPDMDGYELFRQIRADHSELPVVLMTAYYYDKDHVIKRSKAEGLRDVIFKKPIDPSRLRELVEARAGG, translated from the coding sequence TTGAAAGAGCTTCCAAAAGTCTACTTCGAACGTCTTCTCGAGACCTCGCCCGACATCGTCGTGGCGGTGGACAAGAACGGCACCATCATCTTCTACAACGACGGGGCCGAGGAGACGCTCGGCTACGAAGCCGAGGAGGTCCTGGGCACGCCGGTCGTGCGCCTCTATCCCACGGCCAACGAGGCCCGCCGCGTGATGTCGTCGATGCGCGCCGGCAAGGGGCACGTTTCGACGTTCGAAACCGAGTTCATCTCCAAGGACGGGCGCGCGGTCCCCGTGGCCATCTCCGGCTCCATCATCCATGACGAGAAGGGTCGGGAGCAGGGCAGCATCGGCTTCGCCAAGGACATCGGCAAGCTGCGCAAGCACGACCAGCTCGCCACGCTCGGTCAGCTGGCGGTGACGCTGGCGCACGAGATCAACAATCCGCTCGAGGTCCTGGTCAACCAGGTCGAGCTGCTCGAGCGCTATCTCAAGCAGAAGGCGAGCGAGGAAGACTACACGCGCGAGCACGACCGCATCGCGGCGATCAAGCGCGAGCTGCGGCGCATCCAGACCATCGTCGAGCGCGTCGGCGAGATGGCGGCCGAGGGCAACTACCAGACCAGCGAGTACATGCCGGGCCGTCTGATGACGGACCTTGGCCTGGAGAACGAGCCGGGACCGCCGCCGCCTCCTCCGCCGCCGGCGCCGCCCGAATGTCACCTGCGCGGCAAGAGCGTGCTCGTGGTCGACGACAACGAGGAAGTGCGCACGTCGATGGCCGACATCCTCGGCGGCGAGGGATGCCAGGTCTTTACGACCGGATCCGGCGTGGAGGCCTTGAAGGTGCTGGACGAGAAGCCTGTCGACCTCGTCATCAGCGACGTGCAGATGCCCGACATGGACGGCTACGAATTGTTCCGCCAGATTCGCGCCGACCACAGCGAGCTGCCGGTGGTGCTGATGACGGCGTACTACTACGACAAGGATCACGTAATCAAACGCTCCAAGGCCGAGGGGCTGCGCGACGTGATCTTCAAGAAGCCCATCGATCCGAGCCGGCTGCGGGAGCTGGTGGAGGCCAGAGCCGGCGGCTGA
- the fsa gene encoding fructose-6-phosphate aldolase yields MKIFIDSADIAEIREGVALGVVDGVTTNPSLVAKTGRRFEEVLADICEIVDGPISAEVTAEDFKGMVEQGRKLAALHPNIVVKAPITYDGLKATRALSDDGIRVNVTLIFQPSQALLAAKAGAAYVSPFVGRLDDISEDGMGLISNLVEIFSNYDYDTEILVASVRSPTHFVDAARMGADVATCPFSVIKSLLSHPLTDIGLRKFLDDWKKVPQ; encoded by the coding sequence ATGAAAATCTTCATCGACAGCGCCGACATTGCAGAGATCCGCGAGGGCGTGGCCCTCGGCGTCGTCGACGGCGTCACCACCAATCCGTCGCTCGTCGCCAAGACCGGACGCCGCTTCGAAGAGGTGCTCGCCGACATCTGCGAGATCGTCGACGGCCCGATCAGCGCCGAGGTCACCGCCGAGGACTTCAAGGGAATGGTCGAACAGGGCCGCAAGCTGGCGGCGCTGCATCCGAACATCGTCGTCAAGGCGCCGATCACCTATGACGGCCTCAAGGCCACGCGCGCGCTCAGCGACGACGGCATTCGCGTCAACGTTACGCTGATCTTCCAGCCCTCGCAGGCGCTGCTCGCAGCCAAGGCCGGCGCCGCCTACGTCAGCCCGTTCGTCGGGCGCCTCGACGACATCTCCGAGGACGGCATGGGCCTGATCTCGAACCTCGTCGAGATCTTCTCGAACTACGACTACGACACCGAGATCCTGGTGGCCAGCGTGCGCAGCCCCACCCATTTCGTCGACGCCGCGCGCATGGGAGCCGACGTGGCCACCTGCCCGTTCAGCGTCATCAAGAGCCTGCTCTCGCACCCGCTGACCGACATCGGGCTCAGGAAGTTCCTCGACGACTGGAAGAAGGTGCCGCAGTAG
- the folK gene encoding 2-amino-4-hydroxy-6-hydroxymethyldihydropteridine diphosphokinase gives MAYIAIGTNLGDRLRNYKTALEKLSSLPTTRITRRSSLYESEPHGKARNWFLNGVVEITTEMEAPSLLKELQKIETALGRKRDPAKTSVSREMDLDILLFDHEVIQSKNLKVPHPQVPNRKFVLLPLAELAPAFHHPVLGSTVSSLLANTPDKKKVMLFRS, from the coding sequence ATGGCGTACATCGCGATCGGCACCAACCTCGGGGACCGGCTGCGTAACTACAAGACGGCGCTGGAAAAGCTTTCCAGCCTGCCGACGACGCGCATCACCCGCCGATCCTCGCTGTACGAAAGCGAGCCGCACGGAAAGGCTCGCAACTGGTTCCTCAACGGCGTCGTCGAGATCACGACCGAGATGGAGGCGCCGAGCCTGCTCAAGGAGCTGCAGAAGATCGAGACGGCGCTCGGCCGCAAGCGCGATCCGGCCAAGACGTCCGTGTCGCGAGAGATGGACCTGGACATCCTCCTGTTCGACCACGAGGTGATCCAGAGCAAGAACCTCAAGGTCCCGCACCCGCAGGTCCCCAACAGAAAGTTCGTGCTGCTGCCGCTCGCCGAGCTGGCGCCCGCCTTTCACCACCCCGTGCTGGGGTCGACGGTTTCCTCGCTGCTTGCGAATACGCCGGACAAGAAGAAGGTGATGCTGTTTCGGTCGTGA
- the dapB gene encoding 4-hydroxy-tetrahydrodipicolinate reductase — protein sequence MTRVPLIVLGAGGRMGRRIIALSQAGDATTVAAAVEVPGSELIGRDAGEVAGIDAIGVAITGHFAAATRAAGSGAVAVDFTSPEAAIEHARTAAETGTPIVIGTTGLTAAQRGEIEELSTKVAILQAANMSLGVNVLLGLVRQAAARLSGFDIEIVELHHNKKKDAPSGTALALAEAAAQAARLKAPSAFTLARQGMTGERKAGEIGVVALRGGDNVGEHTVMLIGTGERVELTHRAASRDCLAAGAVRAGAWLAGKPAGLYSMEDLLGL from the coding sequence GTGACGCGCGTTCCATTGATCGTACTGGGCGCCGGCGGGCGCATGGGCCGGCGCATCATCGCCCTGTCGCAGGCCGGAGACGCGACGACGGTGGCCGCGGCCGTCGAGGTGCCCGGCTCCGAGCTCATTGGGCGCGACGCGGGCGAAGTGGCCGGCATCGACGCCATCGGCGTGGCCATCACCGGTCACTTCGCGGCTGCGACCAGGGCGGCGGGCAGCGGCGCGGTGGCCGTCGACTTCACGTCGCCCGAGGCGGCCATCGAGCATGCACGCACGGCCGCCGAGACGGGCACGCCCATCGTCATCGGCACCACGGGCCTGACTGCCGCGCAGCGCGGCGAGATCGAGGAGCTGTCGACGAAGGTCGCGATCCTGCAGGCGGCCAACATGAGCCTCGGCGTCAACGTGCTGCTCGGGCTGGTTCGGCAGGCGGCCGCCAGGCTCAGCGGCTTCGACATCGAGATCGTCGAGCTCCACCACAACAAGAAGAAGGACGCGCCGTCGGGCACGGCGCTGGCGCTGGCCGAGGCGGCGGCGCAGGCCGCGCGGCTGAAGGCGCCCTCCGCGTTCACGCTGGCCCGTCAGGGCATGACCGGTGAGCGCAAGGCCGGCGAGATCGGCGTGGTGGCCCTGCGCGGCGGCGACAACGTCGGCGAGCACACGGTCATGCTGATCGGCACGGGCGAGCGCGTGGAGCTGACGCACCGGGCGGCCTCGCGAGACTGCCTGGCGGCCGGAGCGGTGCGGGCCGGTGCCTGGCTGGCCGGCAAGCCCGCCGGCCTCTACTCGATGGAAGACCTCCTGGGCCTCTAG
- the dapA gene encoding 4-hydroxy-tetrahydrodipicolinate synthase: MFRGTYTALVTPFRDGAIDEEALRRLIDEQIAAGIEGIVPCGSTGESATLSHDEHEQVIKLSIQQARGRIKVMAGTGSNNTAEACNLTRAAAEAGADAALLISPYYNKPTQHGHIEHYKAIAAASDLPLIVYNIPGRTGINMTPETIARLAEIRNIVGVKEASGSVDQWLRIIQLCGPDFCVLSGDDAVTVPLMSIGGHGVISVMSNVVPARVKAMVDAALAGDFARAAKLTYELLPLFQTIGLEVNPIPVKAELAMLGKIRNELRLPLTPLSPEPERKVREVLRAQGLLKD; encoded by the coding sequence ATGTTTCGAGGAACCTACACCGCTCTGGTGACGCCCTTTCGCGACGGCGCCATCGATGAAGAGGCGCTGCGCCGCCTCATCGACGAGCAGATCGCCGCCGGCATCGAAGGCATCGTGCCGTGCGGGAGCACCGGCGAGTCGGCCACGCTCAGCCACGACGAGCACGAGCAGGTCATCAAGCTGTCGATCCAGCAGGCGCGCGGCCGCATCAAGGTGATGGCCGGCACCGGCTCCAACAACACCGCCGAGGCGTGCAACCTGACGCGCGCGGCCGCGGAGGCCGGCGCGGACGCGGCGCTGCTGATCAGCCCGTACTACAACAAGCCGACCCAGCACGGGCACATCGAGCACTACAAGGCCATCGCCGCAGCGAGCGATCTGCCGCTGATCGTCTACAACATCCCCGGGCGCACCGGCATCAACATGACGCCCGAGACGATCGCGCGCCTTGCTGAAATCAGGAACATCGTCGGCGTGAAGGAAGCCTCGGGGTCGGTGGATCAGTGGCTGCGCATCATCCAGCTGTGCGGTCCCGACTTCTGCGTGCTTTCGGGCGACGATGCCGTGACGGTGCCGCTCATGTCGATCGGAGGGCACGGCGTCATCAGCGTCATGTCCAACGTGGTTCCGGCGCGCGTCAAGGCCATGGTGGACGCGGCTCTCGCCGGCGACTTCGCGCGCGCCGCCAAGCTGACCTACGAGCTTCTGCCGCTGTTCCAGACCATCGGCCTGGAAGTGAACCCGATTCCGGTCAAGGCCGAGCTGGCCATGCTCGGCAAGATCCGCAACGAACTGCGCCTGCCGCTGACGCCGCTGTCGCCCGAGCCCGAAAGGAAGGTTCGCGAGGTGCTGCGCGCGCAGGGCCTGCTGAAGGACTGA
- the dapF gene encoding diaminopimelate epimerase has translation MELTFTKLHGCGNDYLFVDCTRQPLHDPATIARFVSERRTGVGSDGLILICPSQEADFRMEMYNADGSRGQMCGNGIRGVGKYVFDHGLTVKDELRIETDCGIKELQLEHRGGRVERVRVEMGQAILEGRDIPVAADGRVVDHQLEVAGRIWRVTCVSMGNPHCVTFDEDPSGLDLEKIGPSFEHHPFFPQRVNTEFVRVDSPTELTMRVWERGSGETAACGTGACAVVVAGVLTGRSQRRALVHLNGGDLEIEYRQDGSVVMTGPSVEVFTGTIALPGR, from the coding sequence ATGGAGCTGACGTTCACCAAGCTTCACGGCTGCGGCAACGACTACCTGTTCGTCGACTGCACGCGCCAGCCGCTGCACGATCCTGCGACGATTGCGCGCTTCGTCTCCGAGCGCCGCACCGGCGTCGGCAGCGACGGCCTCATCCTGATCTGCCCATCGCAAGAGGCCGACTTTCGCATGGAGATGTACAACGCCGACGGCAGCCGCGGGCAGATGTGCGGCAACGGCATCCGCGGCGTCGGCAAGTACGTCTTCGACCACGGGCTGACGGTCAAGGACGAGCTGCGCATCGAGACCGACTGCGGCATCAAGGAGCTGCAGCTCGAGCACCGCGGCGGCCGGGTCGAGCGCGTCCGCGTGGAGATGGGCCAGGCAATCCTGGAGGGCCGCGACATCCCGGTGGCCGCCGACGGGCGCGTCGTCGATCACCAGCTGGAAGTGGCCGGCCGCATCTGGCGCGTCACCTGCGTCTCCATGGGCAATCCCCACTGCGTGACGTTCGACGAGGATCCAAGCGGGCTGGACCTCGAGAAGATCGGACCATCCTTCGAGCACCATCCGTTCTTCCCCCAGCGCGTCAACACCGAGTTCGTTCGTGTGGACTCGCCGACCGAGCTGACGATGCGAGTATGGGAGCGAGGCTCGGGCGAGACGGCCGCGTGCGGCACCGGCGCGTGCGCGGTGGTGGTGGCCGGCGTGCTGACCGGACGAAGCCAGCGGCGTGCGCTCGTGCACCTCAACGGCGGAGATCTCGAGATCGAGTACCGCCAGGACGGAAGCGTGGTGATGACGGGGCCGTCGGTGGAAGTCTTCACCGGGACGATCGCGTTGCCGGGCCGGTAG
- the atzF gene encoding allophanate hydrolase, which yields MDLTDIESLSAALASGRTTATKVVEAVMDAIELSNRPEAWLHVVERASLLARAEELERIGPRALPLYGIPFAVKDNIDVAGIPTTAGCPAYAYTPDRTATAVDCLLAAGAILVGKTHMDQFATGLVGTRSPHGPCRNAHVSQYIAGGSSSGSAVVVAQGIVSFALGTDTAGSGRVPAVLNGVVGVKPSRGLISTDGVVPACASLDCVSVFARGCADAERVLAVLEAKKTQPAALPTRRRSSSFVFGVPAAAELTSLDGEAHDLFAKAVAALTRAGGTCVEIDYAPFRETADLLYGRGAWLVERDRSFGTFLRAHPEAVDPTVAAIVAEAAGITSAQIDASLQRLVQQKTATQPILDDIDVLVVPTVPQLFTIADVLARPLEASPKMGVFNNFVNLLGLAAVAVPTNAWSCGVPFGITLCAPGGSDALLLEIGAALESRVASEVPRLRRPHRIAIAVVGAHLSGMPLHHQLTERGARLVAVTRTSADYRLFALPDTLPPKPGLQRVSENGAAIEVEVWSLTPQAFGSFVAAVPRPLAIGRLTLEDGSEVSGFVCEPQALRGALDITDYGGWRAYMTGAGAAAAR from the coding sequence ATGGATCTGACCGACATCGAAAGCCTCTCCGCCGCGCTGGCCAGCGGCAGGACCACGGCCACCAAAGTGGTGGAAGCGGTGATGGATGCCATCGAGCTGTCGAATCGGCCCGAGGCGTGGCTGCACGTGGTCGAGCGCGCCAGCCTGCTCGCGCGTGCCGAAGAGCTGGAACGCATCGGGCCACGGGCGCTGCCGCTGTACGGCATTCCCTTCGCGGTCAAGGACAACATCGACGTCGCCGGAATTCCCACCACTGCCGGCTGTCCGGCCTACGCGTACACGCCCGACCGCACGGCAACCGCGGTGGACTGTCTGCTCGCCGCCGGCGCCATCCTGGTCGGCAAGACGCACATGGACCAGTTCGCCACAGGCCTCGTCGGCACGCGCTCGCCGCATGGCCCGTGCCGCAACGCGCACGTTTCCCAGTACATCGCGGGCGGATCCAGCAGCGGCTCGGCGGTCGTGGTGGCCCAGGGCATCGTCAGCTTCGCGCTCGGCACCGACACGGCCGGCTCCGGCCGCGTGCCGGCCGTGCTCAACGGCGTCGTGGGCGTCAAGCCGTCGCGCGGCCTGATCAGCACCGACGGCGTCGTGCCGGCGTGCGCATCCCTGGATTGCGTTTCGGTCTTCGCACGCGGCTGCGCCGATGCAGAGCGCGTGCTTGCCGTGCTGGAGGCGAAGAAGACGCAGCCGGCTGCGCTTCCGACGAGGCGGCGCTCAAGCTCCTTCGTCTTCGGCGTTCCCGCTGCTGCCGAGCTGACCTCGCTCGATGGCGAAGCGCACGACCTGTTCGCGAAGGCCGTGGCGGCGCTGACGCGCGCCGGCGGCACGTGCGTCGAAATCGACTACGCGCCTTTTCGCGAGACCGCCGATCTCCTCTACGGCCGCGGCGCATGGCTGGTGGAACGCGACCGCTCCTTCGGCACGTTCCTGCGCGCGCATCCCGAGGCCGTCGATCCCACCGTCGCCGCCATCGTGGCCGAAGCCGCCGGCATCACGTCGGCGCAGATCGACGCTAGCCTGCAACGGCTCGTTCAGCAGAAGACGGCCACGCAACCGATTCTCGACGACATCGACGTGCTGGTGGTGCCGACGGTGCCGCAGCTCTTCACGATCGCGGACGTGCTGGCGCGTCCGCTGGAGGCGAGCCCGAAGATGGGCGTCTTCAACAATTTCGTGAACCTGCTGGGGCTGGCCGCCGTGGCCGTGCCCACCAATGCGTGGAGCTGCGGCGTTCCGTTCGGCATCACGCTGTGCGCGCCAGGCGGGTCGGACGCGCTGCTGCTCGAGATCGGTGCGGCGCTGGAATCCCGCGTCGCATCCGAGGTGCCGCGGCTGCGACGCCCGCATCGCATTGCGATTGCCGTGGTCGGCGCGCACCTGTCGGGCATGCCGCTGCATCACCAGCTGACCGAACGCGGCGCGCGGTTGGTGGCCGTCACGCGCACCAGCGCCGACTACCGGCTCTTCGCGCTGCCGGACACCTTGCCGCCCAAGCCGGGCCTGCAGCGCGTCAGCGAGAACGGCGCCGCCATCGAGGTCGAGGTGTGGTCGCTGACGCCGCAGGCTTTCGGCAGCTTCGTCGCCGCGGTGCCGCGACCCCTGGCGATCGGCCGCCTGACGCTCGAGGACGGCAGCGAGGTCAGCGGCTTCGTCTGCGAGCCGCAAGCATTGCGGGGAGCGCTCGACATCACCGACTACGGCGGATGGCGCGCCTACATGACGGGCGCCGGGGCGGCAGCCGCGCGCTAG